From Pseudanabaena yagii GIHE-NHR1:
GCACTAACCATTTCCTTGGCAAATATTGGACAATTTGAGAAGGCTGAACATATAGCTCGATCTATAAAAGAGGATAGCAGTTGGCGACCTGTGGCTCTATCTCAATTGGCAGGAATCTTAGCCAAAGCTGAGAGATTTGATGAGGCTGAACGAATAGCAAGAGGAATTGAGAACCAAGTTAGTGACTCAAAAGCAGAAGCCTTGACTCAGATAGCAGTTTCACTAGTACAGTCAGGAAAATTTAGTGAAGCTGAACAAATAGTGGTAACAATAGAAGCTGACATAAGAGAACAGATAAAATCTTTGACCCAGTTAGCGACTGCATTAGCTCAAGTGGGTCAAATCGATAGGGCAAGAATAATTTTTGAACAGGCTGAAGGGTTAACTCGAATAATTGAGCCTAGCACGAAGCAGATACAGGCAGTAAGGGCAGTAAGTATTGCTTTGTATTATTTAAAGCACCAAGCTCAAGCTTATACGGTTCTCAATCAAGCTGAGAAACTAACCCGATCTCTTCAACCTAATTGGAAACGCCTAGAGCATCTTATAATTTTAGCTAATATTCTAACTTTATTAAAACAGGAGGAAAGGGCGAAAAAGATATTAGTTGAAGTAGAAGATGAGTCGAGAATAATTGATTCACAAAGCACTCCCAGTAATACGTTAAGCGCTGCACATCACTGGGCTGCTCGGAAAAATGGTTGGGAACCTTTACTTTTGCAATTAGTTGAAGCCTTGACACTTGCAGAAAACTTTGGCGAAGCTGAACGAGTAGCACGAACAATTGAGTTTCCCTTGCATCGTGCAGAAGCTCTAGCTACTCTCATAGAAGCTTTAATTAAGGAAAAGTGTGTAGATAAAGCCAGTGCACTTATTTTGGAAGTAGAAGAAATTGCCCAAATGATTGAAAGTAAATGGGGTTCTTCTTGGGTACGCAGAGCATTAGCTAACAGCTTGACAGAAGCAGGAGATTTTGATAATGCAAGACAGATTGCCGAAAAAATCATAGAAGGTCAGGAACGAGTAAACGCTTTTTGCAAGTTAGCCGTTGCTTTTCATGAAGCAGGACAAGAAATACAATCTAAGACAATTTTTGATGAAACAAAGCAAATGCTGAAATACATAGGTCGAGGTAGAGATGGCATTGAAGCAATTGAACATTTAGCAGTTTCTCTTGCTCAATCAGGGCACTTTTCTGAGTCTGAAAAGTTTGCAAGAATCTCGGAAGGTATCTCAAATGGAGCAAGTGCATTAAACGTGTTGGTCAATGAAATGTCCAAATCTGGAAACCTAACTGAAGCTGAGCGATTGATCCACATGATTGACAATCCCTTTAATAAATCTGAAGCTTTGAGAGAATTGTCAAGTTGCCAGTTACAAGCTCAACGATTTACAGATGCACTCACTAAATTTGGCTTGCGAGGAATAGATGAATTTATATATACCATAGCTAGTCAAGATAAAGCTTTTGAAGGAATCAAACCAGGATTATCAATAAAAGTCCTTTTAGAAGTTATTCGTATTGCAGGCTGGGTACGCTCAGATTGGGAAGAGATGGATAATATTCTCAAGAGATCCCTCAAAGAAAGTAATAATTGAGAATTCAGAACGATGCAAAGGTTGTACTGGAGGCTATTGGTGAGCCTGAAAACATCGAGGAGATTGTTTGTTGTGCAGCAGTCTGTGGTAGCCCAAGATGACTCAAAGCCTCCAAGAAAAGTTGGTGAGGATAATAACGAGAGGGTATCTGTGGGAGACGTAGGGTTGAGTAGATGGGGGCGATCAGCGGCGAAATCCAGCTAACACTGCATGGCAGCGGACGGGCGAAAGCTGTTGGTGAGGTCGCTAAGGTTGCCTGCCGCCGCTGCATTTTGCCGTTATGCCAACCCGCGAAGTCAATTAGAGTTGTCTATTTTCATCTGAGATTAGGCGAGCAAAAATGAATTGCTTCGTTGATGAGTTACGATAAATTACTGGCGATCGCAAAGTCAATAAACTTATATGTCTGATGTTACATGGAACAATTTGGCTAGATATAGGAATCTATAGACTTCCACGTAACATCAGTTAGTTAGATTCTAAGCAAGAACTGGTTCTGCTTTCAACTCTTCAGCTTTTTGCTTCAAAACGCTAGGCAAATTGCTGTTAAATACTTCACCTTCAACGATTTCTGAACGGAAGCCATCGGGACCGACGGGAATATCTCCAGTGATCGTAGTGCGATAGAGAACACGCTCAACATCTAGATGATCGAGATCTTGAGGTGCGAGGTGAGCAGTGGCGCGGTTATCCCAGAAGGCAATATCGCCATTGTTCCAACGGAAGCGAGTGGTGTAGGCGGGCTTCTTGATTTGGTTGAAGAACAACTCCAGCAAGAGCTTACTTTCTTTGCGAGAGAGTCCAATAATATGAGAAGTGAATCCAGGATTGACAAATAGAGCCTTTTCGCCAGTTTCAGGATGCACGCGCACCACAGGATGGATCGAAACAAGAGGATTAGCGGCAATGCGTTGAGCATATTTGCTACTGGGGGGAAGTTGCAAACCTGCATTGAAATGATGTTGCGCCTTCAGCTTATCAGCGAGTTCACGAATAGGTTCAGACAAACCTTCGTAGGCTGCAACCAAGTTTGTCCAAGTGGTATCTCCACCGACACTAGGAACATTCACAGCCCGCAAAATCGAACCTGCGGGAGGATTAACGGCGGCAGTAACATCTGTGTGCCAACGACTTTCATAGCTGGATTTTTGCAGTCCATTACGGCGTTCAAAACGGCTGCGATCAATAGGAAGGATTTCAGGATGATCAGCGATCGGTTCATCTTCGTGGGGATGCGCGTAGGTCACTTCGCCAAAGCGTGAAGTGAAAGCAACCTGACCTGCATGATCAAGATTTTGATTGCGGAAGAATACAACTTTCCATTTTAAAAGCGCATTACGAATATCTTTGATGATTTCATCGGATAGAGGCTGAGACAAATCTACACCTTCAATTTCTGCACCAGTGAAGGTAGAAGTTGGCTTAACGACAATGGACTGATTACTCATGTAAATTCTCCAGAGTTATGTCTCTAAATTTGGTCGATGATTAAAAATACTACTGTAAATCTATCGACAAGCCGTAGTATAGAGTTATCATATTTTTAGAGTCAAGTAATTAGTGATACTAAATATTTGTATTCCATAAAATTAGGTAAACAAAGCAATGGGCTTAAGCCCATTGTTCGCAATATCTGTAATCAACAGCAAACCTATAGGAGTTAAGAATATGACCGTCGAACAACGCTCTTTTGATACTGCCAATGGAACTTTTCCCTACTTGTTTTCACCTGCAACAGCCAGTGAATCTGCACCCTTGGTACTATTCCTGCATGGCGCACGCGATCGCGGTAATGATTTGAATGTTTTGCTGAAGTGGGGCTTACCACTGTTTGTGAATGAATCGCAGTCATTGCCCTACTTTTTTGCTGCTCCTCAACTGCCTGCGGATCAAACTTGGGTCGAACGGGCTGAGGATGTGATTGCATTTCTCGATCATTTGCTAGCGAACAATTCGATCAATCCAGCACAGGTGATCATCGCAGGGTTTAGCCTCGGTACAGCAGGTACATGGCATATCGCGACAACCTATAGTGATCGCTTTGCGGGTGTGGTTGCAGTATCAGGTCGTGTACCTCAAGTGATCGCGGAGAAAGATCTCGCCAAACTCAAGGATATTCCTGTACAGGTATTCCAAGGTGGACAAGACGCGAATATTCCCATTGCCGATGTGGAAAAGTTTGTGGAGACTTTGCGTGGTCTTGGCATATCTGTAAATCTAACGGTGTTTCCTGAAGGTGATCACTTTATTGCCGATCAGGTATATAGCGCTCCAGATTTACAGCAATGGTTTATTTCGCAAACTCGCCGTGAATTAGCGATCTCTGCTTAAGAAAACAAGTCAACTTGACAAAAATAAATTTTGGGAAAGTTCCACTTTGCAGAACTTTCCCAAAATTTACAGCGCGTTGCGCTGAATTAAAAGCCAGAGAAATTTTTGAAAGCGCGGCTTAGCCGCGCTTTCAAAAATTTCTCTGTACTACTTCAAACTTCAACAGGCTGTATCGAATATTAGCCAGCAAAAAAGAAATAATGAGCAAAACAAAACAATTAAAATTAGGCGCATTTATGCGTCCCATCAGCATCCATACAGGAGCATGGCGCTATCCCAATGCTTTGCCCGATGCTAATTTCAACTTTCCTGCAATTAAAAAACTTATTCAAAAATTAGAACAGGGAAAGTTCGATGCGTTTTTTATGGCGGATCACTTGGCTTTATTGAATATGCCAATTTCCGCACTGCAACGCAGTCACACCGTTACCTCCTTTGAACCCTTCACCTTACTCTCAGCCCTTGCTAATGCTACGGAACATATTGGCTTAGTTGCCACAGCTTCGACAACCTATGATGCACCTTTCCATATTGCCCGTCGTTTTGCTTCCCTTGACCATATTAGTGAAGGGCGTGCAGGATGGAATATTGTCACTACTGCTAATCCTGATGCGGCGCTAAACTTTGGATTAGAAGAAGAGTTAGAACATGATGAACGCTATCGCAGGGCGCGAGAATTCTATGATGTGGTGACGGGGCTTTGGGATTCCTTTGCCGATGATGCTTTCATTCGTGATGTGGAATCAGGTATTTATTTCGATCCTGATAAACTCCATGTGCTTAGTCATAAGGGTAAATATCTCTCCGTAAGAGGTCCTTTAAATATTGCTCGACCTGTGCAGGGCTATCCAGTAATCGTTCAGGCAGGCGCATCGGATGCGGGAAGACAGTTGGCGGCGGAAACTGCGGAAGTTGTATTTGCTCCTGCTAGTAATTTGGAAGCTGGTAAGGCGCTTTTTGCGGATATTAAGGGAAGGGCTAAGGCGATCGGACGCGATCCTGATTCAATCAAAATTCTGCCAGGGGTTTTGGTAATTGTCGGTGAAACTACTGAAGACGCGATCGCTAAACGTGCCCATTTAGATAGTCTTGTCCATTACGATAGTGGCATTGCCAGCCTAAATAGCGCCCTTGGTTATGATGTTTCAGGTTTCGATCCCGATGGAGCTTTACCCGAAATTCCCCAGTCTAATGCCAGTCGTAGCGCACGCGATCGCATCGTCTCCCTTGCCCAACGCGAAAATCTCACCATTCGTCAGTTAGCGCAACGGGTTGGAAGTTATGGCGGTTTAGCCTTTGTCGGTACTGCCTCAGCGATCGCCGATCAAATGGAGCAATGGCTATTTGAAGAGGGTTCGGATGGTTTTAATATCATGTTTCCGTTTGTGCCTGAAGGACTCAATGATTTTGTGGAAAAGGTAGTTCCAGAAATGCAACGACGGGGAATTTTTCGGAAGGAGTACGAGGGCAAAACCCTCCGCGAAAATCTAGGACTTTCCCGACCTCCTAACCAATTTTTTCAGGGCTAATAGAAGAGATTTTTTGTGGATTTTCTTGTTCTCCCCTTCCAAAAAGGGAGAGAGGCTAGGGATGATGGGCTTAAATCATTGATTTTGGAGTCGTGGAATACCAATTTTTTGGGTTACTTCATGAGATAGTTTTGCCTATGCACAAAACTACTAAAAACCCATCGAGTTACCGTAGATTAGATTTACTTTTTCTCTTGCTCATCAATTTAGGAGCCATTTAGGAGATATTTATGTGGGGTATAGTCAGGATACGTGTAAAACAGTGCCACGAAGCCCTGAAACCCTGACTGTGATATGCTTTCAGCTATTAAACTTTTAAAGATGAAGAAGATTGATAAGATGTCCCACAAAAAGGGCAGAAACGATGCTTCAGGGAAGTAATCGGCTCCTGACAGCCCACACAGCGATGACGTAACTCCATCCCGCAGAGAAAACAACACTTCGCTCTTAAATCCAACCACATCGACTCAGGAGCCGTTCCTACAGTCCAGCAACTCGGACAAAACTTGAGCGCAGATGGGACATCCACGGCAACACCTCTGCCAACCGATTCGAGATACTCTTTCGGAACATTAAGAGCATAAGCCAACCCACTACAAGTTTTGTGATTGAGTTTAAGCGTTCTCCCTCGTTCGATTTTACCCAAGCTTTGCAAATGAATACCTGCAAGCTCGACCACATCGGCTTGACTCAAACCTCTGTGTAGTCTGAGCCGTCGAAGATATTGACCGAGTGATTCATCAGCTTTAGGCGCAAGTAAAGAATCAAGAAGCTGCATATAAGTCTAGATTAAAGTATCAATAAAGAAATATACTTTTAAAATAATCTTATCCTTAAGTTTAGACTGATGGAGGTAGTATATGTCGCTGACTTTAGCAACAGTTACTACTCAATTTTTAGAGCGTCCTGGACTGAGTATCGCCACCCAAAAGTCTTACGAACTGACACTGATTCCGCTACTACAAAAGTATGGACGATATCCAATTGAGATTCTGGGTCGTGCAGTAATAGAAGAGTATCTCAACGGCTTGAACCATCTAGCCTATACAACTCACCACCGACATCAATCCATCGTTCAAGCCCTCCTAAACTTTGCTGTCGAACAAGGATATATCAGAGTCAATCCAATAGCTCATTTACGACGGCGTAAGCCAGATTTTAGTAAAGGCGAACATGCCTCAGATTGCGTCATCCGCTATCTGAGTACCCCCCAACTCCAGCAAATGTATGAGGCGATTACACCCGATTGTCGCCTGAATGCTGTAGTTCGACTTTTACACCGCAGTGGAGCAAGAATTGCCGAACTCTTAGCTTTAAATCTAGAAGATCTAGATCTGCAAGGGCAGAGGTTTCAGGTCGTTGGGTAAGGCAATAAGACCCGCTGGTGCTTCTACAGTGAGGATGCAGCACTATTGCTAGAGAAATACCTCAAATACTACCGACACCAAGGGCATCCAGATCTGTGGACAGCTCAACACCGACTCAGTAAGAAAGTGGTGCGATTGAGTTATCCAAATATTCATCAGCGATGGCGAGACTTGACAGATCCTTTCCCCTTAATAGCAGGTATTCGCCTTCACGATCTGCGGCATACTTTTGCGACAGAAAGAGTCGGATTAATCGGGATTGAAGAACTAAGAGCATTGATGGGACACCAAAATATTCAGACCACTTTGCGATATCAAAAAGTTACTTCCGAGCGGGCCGAACTTGCTGCTCAAACAGCTTTAAATAAGTTACTAAAATTGGATGATGAATTTCGAGCGTTCTGAGAATTATCAAGCACCTTATCAATCCATAAGTGGTTTGAGCTAGGAGTATAATTAATACTCTCAACTAGGAAAATGAGCCTAACGCTAATTACCGTTGGTGTGACCGAAAATCGGCGGTAATCGCCTAATTTAATGACCGCAATCGAACGCACCGCCTATCCTCGTTTTAAATCTCTCCCGAATCTCAAAGAATTAGCCGAACTCTATACCCCAACTGAATCCGAGCTAGCTTTTGCTCGTGTCCAAACTGCCAGTAAAGAAGGTCGATTTCGCTTGTTGATATCTCTGAAAGCTTTTCAGCGTCTAGGGTACTTTCCAGATGCGGCATCAATTCCAACCGCACTCATTGAGCATTTACGGAAGCTATTGAATTTAAACAGTTCAGTTGATGCCATTGCCCCCCTGCGGTCACTACGTCGCTATGAAAGAGCGATTCGGACTTTTCTAAAAGTTAAAATCTTTGATGCTGGCGCACGTCAACATATCGCTATTGCTATCGCAACGGCGGCGACAACTATGGATCGTAACGCCGATTTAATTAATGTGGCGATTGAGGAATTGGTCAAAGAAAGTTATGAGTTACCAGCGTTTAGTACCTTAGATCGCCTAGCTGGCAATGTACGTTCGATTACCAATCACAGATTATTTCAACAGGTGGCATCAAAGTTAACTCCTGCGGAGCAGACCTTTTTAGACGAGCTACTCTTATCTCAACCCGTCGAAGGTCAGGTCACGCTCAATTTACTCAAATCTCCGCCCAAGAGTGTTAGACTTTCCCACATCATTCAGTTGCAATCTAAATTTGACAAGCTGATGTCTTTTGGCAATGCCCAACGGTTGTTAGCGGGGATTGCTAAGAGTAAGATTCAATCTTTTGCTGCTCAAGCTAAAGCGCTGGACATTTCGGATTTTCGAGATATCAAAACTAATAAACGAAACGCTTTACTGGTGTGTTTGCTCTATCGGGCGCAAGTTAAAACCAGAGATTATTTGGTCGATCTGTTTCTCAAGCGGATGCGGAAAATTCACTACCTTGCCCGCCAACGATTGGTGGAACTCAGAGAACAACATCTCAAGCAAACTGAAGTGATGCTAGGGGTGTTAGCAGAGATTTTAGAGGTATCTGTCGATCATCCTGACGAACAAACTTTCGGAAATCAAGTGCAAGCCCTACTACAGTCTCATGGTGGTTCCGCCGAGCTACTCGAACGCTGTCAGGCAATTACGACTTACAACAGCGATAATTATTTACCATTAATTCGGCATTTCTTCGGTCGTTATCGTCCGTTGCTATTTGAATTGGTCAGATCTTTGGAACTTCAATCGACCTCTCAAGATCAATCGTTACCTGTAGCTTTGGCGTTTGTGTTGAAGCACGAACAGCGGCGCAGTAAATATTTACCCAGCGACGATCTCGATTTGAGTTTCATTAGCGAGCGGTGGCGACGATTGGTGGTGGAACAGCGTGGGGAAGAGCAAGTACTGTCGAGAGTTCATCTCGAAGTATGCATCTTCACCTATTTAGCGGCTGAGTTGAAAACAGGAGATATCTCTGTCGCTGGTTCCGAGCAATACGCCGACTTTCGCGAACAGTTACTTTCATGGGAAGAATGTGAACACGACTTGGCAAGTTATGGAATACAAAGCGGTTTACCAGTAACCGCTGAGTCCTTTGTGGCTGCTTTAAAACAGCAATTAACAGAGGTGGCACAGACAGTTGACCAGATCTGTCAAGATGGTAGTCAAATTACCATTAACGAAGTTGGAGCACCCGTCCTCAAACGTTTGGTAGCAGAAGTGAAACCGTCTGGTGCCGATGAACTCGAAGCTAAGATTTGGGAACGTTTGCCAGAGCGGAGCGTATTGGACATCCTGTGCAATGTGGAATATTGGCTCAACTGGACGCGGCATTTTGGATTAGCTTCAGGCTCTGAGGCTAAAATAGACCAACCCACTGAGCGGTATATTCTGGCTGTGTTTGGTTATGGGTGTAACCTTGGTCCCTATCAAACAGCACGTCATACACGCGGACTGATCAATGGACAGATGTTGTCGCGCATCAATCGGCTACATATTCAAACCAGCCAAATCGAAGCAGCAATCCGGGAGCTGATTAATGCTTACAATTTACTCCCATTGCCCAAGTGTTGGGGAACGGGGAAACGCGCAGCCGCTGATGGAAGCAAGTTTCAGATTCATGAAAACAGTTTGATGTCAGAGTACCATATCCGCTATGGCGGTTATGGTGGGATTGCTTACCATCATGTCTCAGATACTTACATTGCGCTGTTCACCCACTTTATTACCTGTGGAGTATGGGAGGCAGTGTATATCTTGGATGGGTTACTGAAGAACAGTTCGGATATTCAACCAGATACCTTACATGCGGATACTCAAGGTCAATCATTGCCTGTCTTTGCTTTGTCCTATCTATTGGGAATCAAGCTGATGCCTCGGATTCGGAACTGGCAGGATTATACGTTCTTTCGTCCGAGTCCAGAGGCTGTGTATAAATACATCGATCCGTTATTTACGGATGTGGTGGATTGGAAGTTGATTCAAACTCATTGGCAGGATTTAATTCGTGTAACTTTGTCTATTCAGGCGGGTAAGTTGATGCCTTCAACGATCTTGCGAAGATTAGGGAGTAATAGTCGCAAGAATCGCCTGTACCAAACTTTTCAAGCCTTGGGACAGGTTGTTAGAACGTTGTTTTTGCTGCAATATATTTCCGACCGCGCTTTACGTCAGGAGATTACAGCTTGCACCAATATTGTTGAAGGCTATCACAATTTTCTGGACTGGTTATTTTTTGGTAAGCAGGGGGTACTTACAGACCACGATCCTGAAGAGCAAGAGAAGCGGCTCAAGTATCTCGACTTAGTTGCCAGCGCGGTGATTTTTCAGAATACTGTGGATATTTCTGCTGCGGTACGCAGTTTGGTT
This genomic window contains:
- a CDS encoding TauD/TfdA dioxygenase family protein; protein product: MSNQSIVVKPTSTFTGAEIEGVDLSQPLSDEIIKDIRNALLKWKVVFFRNQNLDHAGQVAFTSRFGEVTYAHPHEDEPIADHPEILPIDRSRFERRNGLQKSSYESRWHTDVTAAVNPPAGSILRAVNVPSVGGDTTWTNLVAAYEGLSEPIRELADKLKAQHHFNAGLQLPPSSKYAQRIAANPLVSIHPVVRVHPETGEKALFVNPGFTSHIIGLSRKESKLLLELFFNQIKKPAYTTRFRWNNGDIAFWDNRATAHLAPQDLDHLDVERVLYRTTITGDIPVGPDGFRSEIVEGEVFNSNLPSVLKQKAEELKAEPVLA
- a CDS encoding carboxylesterase family protein, with protein sequence MTVEQRSFDTANGTFPYLFSPATASESAPLVLFLHGARDRGNDLNVLLKWGLPLFVNESQSLPYFFAAPQLPADQTWVERAEDVIAFLDHLLANNSINPAQVIIAGFSLGTAGTWHIATTYSDRFAGVVAVSGRVPQVIAEKDLAKLKDIPVQVFQGGQDANIPIADVEKFVETLRGLGISVNLTVFPEGDHFIADQVYSAPDLQQWFISQTRRELAISA
- a CDS encoding tyrosine-type recombinase/integrase encodes the protein MSLTLATVTTQFLERPGLSIATQKSYELTLIPLLQKYGRYPIEILGRAVIEEYLNGLNHLAYTTHHRHQSIVQALLNFAVEQGYIRVNPIAHLRRRKPDFSKGEHASDCVIRYLSTPQLQQMYEAITPDCRLNAVVRLLHRSGARIAELLALNLEDLDLQGQRFQVVG
- a CDS encoding Tn3 family transposase encodes the protein MTAIERTAYPRFKSLPNLKELAELYTPTESELAFARVQTASKEGRFRLLISLKAFQRLGYFPDAASIPTALIEHLRKLLNLNSSVDAIAPLRSLRRYERAIRTFLKVKIFDAGARQHIAIAIATAATTMDRNADLINVAIEELVKESYELPAFSTLDRLAGNVRSITNHRLFQQVASKLTPAEQTFLDELLLSQPVEGQVTLNLLKSPPKSVRLSHIIQLQSKFDKLMSFGNAQRLLAGIAKSKIQSFAAQAKALDISDFRDIKTNKRNALLVCLLYRAQVKTRDYLVDLFLKRMRKIHYLARQRLVELREQHLKQTEVMLGVLAEILEVSVDHPDEQTFGNQVQALLQSHGGSAELLERCQAITTYNSDNYLPLIRHFFGRYRPLLFELVRSLELQSTSQDQSLPVALAFVLKHEQRRSKYLPSDDLDLSFISERWRRLVVEQRGEEQVLSRVHLEVCIFTYLAAELKTGDISVAGSEQYADFREQLLSWEECEHDLASYGIQSGLPVTAESFVAALKQQLTEVAQTVDQICQDGSQITINEVGAPVLKRLVAEVKPSGADELEAKIWERLPERSVLDILCNVEYWLNWTRHFGLASGSEAKIDQPTERYILAVFGYGCNLGPYQTARHTRGLINGQMLSRINRLHIQTSQIEAAIRELINAYNLLPLPKCWGTGKRAAADGSKFQIHENSLMSEYHIRYGGYGGIAYHHVSDTYIALFTHFITCGVWEAVYILDGLLKNSSDIQPDTLHADTQGQSLPVFALSYLLGIKLMPRIRNWQDYTFFRPSPEAVYKYIDPLFTDVVDWKLIQTHWQDLIRVTLSIQAGKLMPSTILRRLGSNSRKNRLYQTFQALGQVVRTLFLLQYISDRALRQEITACTNIVEGYHNFLDWLFFGKQGVLTDHDPEEQEKRLKYLDLVASAVIFQNTVDISAAVRSLVEDGHKIDRELLSTLSPYLTRHLKRYGDYVVDLTTIPEPLDLAVSLPIEIVQE
- a CDS encoding helix-turn-helix domain-containing protein, with the protein product MQLLDSLLAPKADESLGQYLRRLRLHRGLSQADVVELAGIHLQSLGKIERGRTLKLNHKTCSGLAYALNVPKEYLESVGRGVAVDVPSALKFCPSCWTVGTAPESMWLDLRAKCCFLCGMELRHRCVGCQEPITSLKHRFCPFCGTSYQSSSSLKV
- a CDS encoding LLM class flavin-dependent oxidoreductase, yielding MSKTKQLKLGAFMRPISIHTGAWRYPNALPDANFNFPAIKKLIQKLEQGKFDAFFMADHLALLNMPISALQRSHTVTSFEPFTLLSALANATEHIGLVATASTTYDAPFHIARRFASLDHISEGRAGWNIVTTANPDAALNFGLEEELEHDERYRRAREFYDVVTGLWDSFADDAFIRDVESGIYFDPDKLHVLSHKGKYLSVRGPLNIARPVQGYPVIVQAGASDAGRQLAAETAEVVFAPASNLEAGKALFADIKGRAKAIGRDPDSIKILPGVLVIVGETTEDAIAKRAHLDSLVHYDSGIASLNSALGYDVSGFDPDGALPEIPQSNASRSARDRIVSLAQRENLTIRQLAQRVGSYGGLAFVGTASAIADQMEQWLFEEGSDGFNIMFPFVPEGLNDFVEKVVPEMQRRGIFRKEYEGKTLRENLGLSRPPNQFFQG